In Archocentrus centrarchus isolate MPI-CPG fArcCen1 unplaced genomic scaffold, fArcCen1 scaffold_98_ctg1, whole genome shotgun sequence, the genomic window GGTAAAATCCAAGAACCCACACAGTTACAGGCCAAAAGCTTGTTTGAACAGATGGGTTTTtaaacaagatttaaaaagagaTAAGCTGTTTATGACCTTTAAATGTTGCGGTAGAGCGTTCCAGAGATGGGGTGCTGTATGACAAAAGGCTCTAGACCCCATAGTTGCTAAGCGGACAGAAGGTATAGTGAGGAGCAGTGACGAAGAAGAACGAAGTGGGCGTGAGGCGAAAAATCACCACTTCCTGTatccatttaaaattaaaagccCTCTAAGGTTTTGTCGGTTACTTAAGGGTTTTAacaaggcttttattgtgaaatgttTGCAGGAATGTATTTTTGAAAACTCAGATGAAATGTTAAAGATTCAATTTGACACATGCTGATGTTACAGAAAAAGaactaatgaaatttgcaacataccataagccagtgcatcaccttctcacataggagcagcaggcttcaggtgatagagccattgttgtgtgagagactgttgacttctgtAAAACacatccaggcatttaaaacaattgtttttaaaaaagatgggatttgtatcggtatcagcagatatccaaatataaaaatatcagtATTGGTATCGGACattaaaaagtggtatcgtgccatctgTAGCTGCAATGCTTcttatttacaagcattctcctaaatatgtttctactgcaggtctatttttagtcactaatcagggattaaagcataaaaatatttagACAGAGCCCCTCGGTACTGAAGGGGGGGGCTGTCTGTCATTACCAAATGATAGCTAGTGCTAATGGGCAAACTGTGGTGATAGTGGCCCATTCTGGTAGCTAGAGCTGATGTTCTCAGCCCAGCGAGCACATCACGTGCGACTGTAGGGAGCATAGaagtgtggaaaaacatgtcagcgatgatctgctgggtgttaaagggtcgttttttccAACTGATGTAAATCTGTCACAGTGacagagaactttaatgctgctaatgcgaGTGAAACGCTGCGGAGactgtcgtgtatttttatcttgttggcatcagtattttctatcaatatttttatatcatgtattgttatatatattaatcacacactctaattaatggtcacattatatattatttgtcacctatattgtcactcacacactggagcactgcatGCTGTAGGTGGAAAAGGcctgaggcctgctctgccctAGGCCTGGGGTTTTTCCACTGGAGTAATGCGCCCCCACCTTTttgaggagcttcaccttttacacagtgcacttttgaccctgcttctcccgaggggagggcgAGTAGCGAGGAGTGTGTCCTGGAAGGGAGGGGTAGAGGCGCACCTGGACTGCGGGGAGTGTTTTTGCGTGGGAAAGTTGGGTGTCTTGCTAGCCCCCgagatcaattcatagaactgttgcctAAGGAGCATCTTACTATGCCCTCTACTCCTGATAACAGCAAGgggaggtgtgagattgggctatataaggCCAGGCTAAATTTGGGTGAAAAGCTCTTTCTCTGGTCTTCCTTATCTCCGTGTAACGGCTTCAAGGCGCTTGACTCCCGGGAGAAGCTAATTGctttcttgtgctttgtttaactttttgctttCCTGTATTTTGCTTAACTTTgggcttcaataaatcctgaaaacgaaacctgctcatctccagtgagtttttgtgaaAGTGTGGAGGTTTCTTCAAGGTGCATTTGTTTCCATTGATCTCCCCTCCGCCTGATAAGAGAGGCAGCGGGAGAGAGCCGCTCCACGACCCGACAAGAcgtctgagctgcagagtttaaacgaagcatcaaagcaacaaatttgtgtcgaggatctTTTATAATCGAAATATTCAAGTTACTCAAGGAATCGATGCAGCCCTAGTTGAAggcatgatatgtaagtgtaactcttctgagTCTCACAGGTGATCAATAAAAAGCATTTATGATGATGAGAGTAAGGAAGATTCATTCATCCTAAAATAAGATACACTGACTTTCATAAACATTATTCAGTGAAAACACAGCTGTCCATTAAAGAAGATTTTAATGAGTGAAAATGAAGATGATTTAAATTTGAAAgaaaactgattaaaatcaattttacagcagaaaacaaatgaggacagactgaattaaaaaaatattcagtgctAATGTATGTAAAACTTTATTAGCAATGAACAAAGTcacagaaaaatactgaaattaaTGCATCAATAACATGTGATCAGCTGTTGAACTGTTTAAACTGCAGTAACAAACTGAAGAGTCTCCTGCATGGAGGAAAAGCTGAACAAAGCTTCAGAGGAAACATCTGCCTGCAGCTGCATGGAGATGGTTTCTCTGTGCTTCATGATACTGTCTGTAACACTCACTCagctggagctgatcagtgagTCCTGAACACTGTCAGGCACATTAGTGACTGTCTGTGATCCACACACAGATCATCacactcagtgtgtgtgctgtcagtgtgttctgtcagtgtgtgtaatGATACTGTAACAGCTGATCTCTACATGAGGATCAGTTTGTGTGGTTCAAACCTCACAGAGCAGGTTTGATCTCACACAGAGCTGCTGAACCTgaagataaacacacactgatccTGATGCTGTAACACACACGACACTGAACTCAGCAACAATGAGGACAATCAAATTATTCACAAAGGAACTTCTGCTGAAATCAAAGGCTAACCTGGAAGCTGAAATAAATCCCTGATTCTGATGCTGTGCTGTGAGATCTTACAGTGAAATCAGGAGTTGATGTAACGCAGTCTAAACAGCTCTGATGATAATCAGAGAAATGTGGAATCAAACTAAATCTGGACGTGTTTGACGTCTGATTGGAGTTCAGCATCATCAGTTTCTGTCCTCAGATCAGATTCATTGATACTCAAAGACGACACTGACAATTTGTAACAACACAAAGAGACTCACAGTTCAGCTACACAACAGTCTGAGACTTTTTAACCCTTTGATGCATAACATGCACACCCCTTCTAATGCACAACatgggtcaaaaatgacccgTATTCATTTACCAGGTTATTTCATGCTGATTGAGTTTTTCTTTGCTCTATCTTTTGAAATCAATTTATTCTTTAAATATCTTGTTTTTAATTACCACagatgagtatttttttttgtttcatttactaCTTTAtcaacaaaaatactttttatattACTACACACGGGTTATCCAAGTTTGATGTAAAATGAAATGTCTTAATACTATAATAAAAATCCGTTTCAAGTAATTAGTTTATCAGTGAATGGGGCcaaacagttatttatttaatatttgcaacatgtttgtctttttgtcacacatacacataaatcCTGATAACAGATAACAGTTATTGACCTGAACTTAATACAACTGTAAACTGGTGAAATGTgacctaacaaaataaaacacaattgaACACATCACTAGAACACAAACTGCCATCTCAATTTTTACATGCCTCACAAATGATCACTAAGTGTTTGTGCTCCTTGCACACAGGCCTGGTGCACTGCTGGCTTTTTTGTCTTTCAAAACTGGGGAAATCGCacacctcttcctcttcctttggCCCTCCTGTCTGATGTCCTTTTGTAGCTGGGTGgtggctgtgttttgtttttttaagccacaCCTTCCCATTGCCTCAATCATATGCTTCTGGAGGTTAGGTATGCCCTCCATGCGCCTCTTCATATGTGGCTTGACAAGCTCTTTGCCCAGCTCCTTGATAAGTAGGCATCATGCATTACTCGCACCACTCATATGATCAGGGCGTTGTGCACTGAAGTTGGTGTAGACATTGAGTGTGGCAACATCCAGCATATTGTACCAGAGAACCATGGGCCACTTCCTTGTTCTCCACAAACATGTGTAGCTGCTAACCATGTGAACCACTGTGTCCACTCCTCCTTTCGTTTTATTGTAGTACTGGATCACTTCGGGTTTCTTCTTCTGACTGCTGTTATCCACTGATTTGTCATCATGCATGGTGCTCAGTAGGACAACAGCCTTTCCCTTCTTCTGCACATAGCTCACCATGGTCATTTTGCCATGGAATCCAAATTCCGAGCTACGAAGCTCCCATGAATCGAACTGAACAATTGAAAAACAATACTTACATGTATTAGATGGGCAAAGGGTGCTGTGTTGAGCTGTGAAATATCTGACACAAGCACAATTCAGAGTTCCCACTAAATGCTGTAGTAAATGGATGCAGGTCATTTCTGACCCATGTGTGTAAACTTGATCTAGAATTAGAAAAGCTGTGCTTGTTCATAacgtaaaaaataaaaaataaaaatggtgatTTGtgctaaacaaaaacaagatatttactgcataattttaaaagtaaatgataaaattaatttatttcaaaactATATCATAGAAACAGTCAGCCATACATGAGGTAACCTGGAAAATGAATGCGGGTCGTTTTTGACCCATATTGTGCATTAGAAGGGTAGTGATACAAAAAGGGTTTTTATTcaaaaagtaagaaagaaaaaaataaaataaggataTATGATGATGAAAAACAAGTTAATTGAGGAATACCTTGAATGCTGAatgatgaaattaaattattgcaaagatataaaagataaaaactcaACTTGACCCATGTTTTGCATCAAAGGGTTAACCTGCTTTCTATAgatcacaaaaacagcaggagcaacaagaagcacagcagcaactgACAGACCAACGATCAGTCCAACAGATCCTCCATCccctgtgtctcctcctggacctgcaggtagaaacaggtgtgaggtgtcagctgtcaggtaggtgatgagtgaagaacagaacagaatgcatttcctcttcaaactgctgtcagacattatctactgcactctgatcacatcactcagaccagctgctttctacaaagtctcatcaacaacatctttagaaacaaacatcaacaaccaggaagcagcttcacctctgatcacagacacactgaactctgctcactcacctggaggagcaaCAACTCTCAGGTAGATGATGCTGAGGAGCTTCACACTGTCATCCTCTCTCTGGACACGACACCGATATGTTCCCTCATCATTAAACGTCACATTCTTCAGAatcacagacacgtctccatccttcatctgtctgtcctgcagatccacccggttcttGAAGGATGGATGCTGCTCTTCTGGAAGAACCTGACCATCCCAGCATACAAAGACACGCTGTGACTtcaggtcagctctgctccactctacAATGTCGATGCTGTGATTTGGAGCTCGACATGTCAGAGTGACGTTCTGTCCAGACTCAGCTGTGATGGTTTCCTggtctgaaagaggaaacaacacagagcagagaggttaaaggttaaagtacAACTGGTCACGTGGTTCCAGCCCTGTGCTGTGCCATGCTGAAGTCAGCTTGTGCTGGGCTGATAATTACTCTGGTTTGCCATCAGAACTCTTcactatcactgcaattagcaggTGGACACACACCCCTCACACTCTGACCCATCGTCAATACCAGACTCTGATTCTTTCTCTGGTTAGATCGCTGCACTGTAGTATTATTTCAGAGCAATTTGCAATTGAACACCAGGCAGGGCCAGCTTTGTTTACAGCGTGCGATCTCCTGGTCCTGTTCCTGCTTGATTTTCACAGGCctacagtcagtcagtcagtcagtcagaatactttattgatcccaaagggaaattactactgttacagctgcaaccgtttcatttaaacgagtaaacctaaaacacaataacatacactaaaggcataaaagtataaagactaaagagatattttgactatatacacatctaaatctatacacatatgaaaattgtgagtgcaaaaaattttaaataggtgtcattatatatatatgcacagtccttttttgtacaatgtataagtgtatgtacaatgtatatgaaAGCATATTTTTACTACTCATTTtcggctgcaggtacaaaatacatttcactgtgcattgtactgtatatagctgtgcatgtgacgaatataCATCATCTGATCTTAATCGAGTAATTGAATAAGAAATACTTCTGTCTTatcaacagttcatctgcatactttaacttccgtactgcagtttttccctgtgtgaaacaaacagggtggatggagcagctacaaagttctcttttcttcacttactgatcagctggttgatgaaggacctccagctgtttcccagtaaaggttaaatggaggttacagggggggaaaaaagctgctgctttgtaAACTAGAAAACCGTTTACATTCGCTCCTTCTGAGCTCACCTTTCAGTAAAGGCTCCGCCTGCACATGCAAACAGACTGCAGGtcgaactgctgctgctgtgttatcAGTGACTGAAAGTTTTCCTCCACCTCACAGAGTGAATctcacctgcagacacaaacacaaagaggccGACAAACAGCAAAGTCGAGCAGAGCGACTCAGATCCAGCAGCCATTTCCTTGTTCCTGAACAACACGTGGATTGTTGTAACTGTGTGAGGACGATGGTCTCTGAATACCTGAACCTGACTTTAAAACCTGACTACAAGAGATTAAATTAaggtttaaatgatgctgaaaGTCTGACTGTGAGAACAGATCTGACTTTGAGACACTCGTTCAGACTCCACATTTACGATTCAGCCGCTCTAAAGGGAGTCGCGTTAGAGTGACGTAGGTGGGCTGGACTGTAAGGTAACCAGAAAAAAGTGCGTCCTAACTAAAGAGGAGAATTTAAAGCTAAATCATCAGCTACATACTAaagagcatcatcatcatcaaaggcCTTCAGAATGATTtccctgtataaaaatgtagattGTACTATGGAGGAGGCAGCATTTAGCT contains:
- the LOC115778042 gene encoding uncharacterized protein LOC115778042; this translates as MAAGSESLCSTLLFVGLFVFVSADQETITAESGQNVTLTCRAPNHSIDIVEWSRADLKSQRVFVCWDGQVLPEEQHPSFKNRVDLQDRQMKDGDVSVILKNVTFNDEGTYRCRVQREDDSVKLLSIIYLRVVAPPGPGGDTGDGGSVGLIVGLSVAAVLLVAPAVFVIYRKQFDSWELRSSEFGFHGKMTMVSYVQKKGKAVVLLSTMHDDKSVDNSSQKKKPEVIQYYNKTKGGVDTVVHMVSSYTCLWRTRKWPMVLWYNMLDVATLNVYTNFSAQRPDHMSGASNA